In Zygosaccharomyces rouxii strain CBS732 chromosome A complete sequence, the genomic window TGATCTAATTGTGACATTATGAATACTTGTCTTCTCAAATATCAGTTGAACAGTATTGGTAGTAATTATTTGAATCACTTGTCAGTTCAACATgagtttgaaaaaatggTTGAAAGCGAATCACCAAGAAAATACCAATATTCCAAGtcaaaaattggtggtACTAGCTGTTTACaaattgatccaaatacGGGTAAATTTCTATTAGCTTGTGGTAATGATGGTTCACTTGGTATTTGGTCATTAGACGATAGATGTCAAGACGATGAGTTGTACTGTAAGAGGATTAAATTTAGTGCCAGAACTGGCAGCAATGATGAGCCGATAGCGATACCAACCAATAAAAATGCTCAGATGGTTCATAGTTTTGAAACCAGGAAAAACAGATTTAGACTATATCGACAATCCTCTTCACCATTAGCGCCCGCGCAATCGCAATCACGTCCTGGCCATCGGTACGGTATAAGATCATGTCAGTGGTTTAAACTGGATAATGGTATGTTTTTCACTGGTTCTAACGACTTGAGCGTACAACTGTGGGATACAAATAGTTTGGAGGCTGTCCATTCGGTGGATGTTGGTCATAGGGTTAACCAAATTGATACAACTGATCATTGCATTGTAGTAGCTACGGAAGATGGCTATCCAAGACTCATCGACTTAAGAAATCCAACAGGAATTACACATTTAGGTTCAGGTACCATGCCGCACGAGATGCTTACGGTCCACTGTAACCCACAAAAGACCCACATTGTAGCTACGGGTGATTCTAATGGTAGTATTAAACTTTGGGATTtgaggaaaagaaatcagTTGTTAATGGAAGTATACCACGATACTCCAAGGAAAAGAGCTCATCTAAGCTATTGTCAAGATTTAGCGTGGAATTCCAATGGTTCTCAATTGGCATCAGTTGGTGCTGACGGTCGTATCTATATTTGGTCACCATTTAACCAATCACATCGTGCATCACAAGTGGGTCCCCACGATTTACCACGTACCAGACATTTAAGACGTACTTCTCAAAGATTGCTCTGGTCCGAAAACTATATCTTGTGTAATACGGATTACGGTGAAATTCAACTCTTAGACCCTGTTCACAAAAAACTCTGGACTAAGATTGAAGACCCTGAACCAACTTCATCGACCTCGTCGACAACCCAGTTCTCGGGAATGGCTCTACAAGATAAACTATCTAATGGTATGGGGCTAAGGCTCTATTTAAGTACAGGTAACTCTATATACGAACACACATCATAATGCGCCGATTCCATGACTCGAACCTCGACCCAAAATTCCTACCCCGTGTtgtcaaattcatctcCCTGATTTCCTTTCTTATTTCATTTGATTCTTCCCATCTGATTCTTGTCGAGGCGGAAAAATAAAGTAAAATTAAAAGTAACTAAAACCATCTTCAACACACAAGAGAATACATAATTTCtaaaaaattttaaaaaagCTAAAAGGGAATTCGTATTTGGAGGAAAGTCGAAGCTTTTTGTGAGACGTGTAGGCATCGGATCCAACGCTATTAGTTGAGCTAGCCGACGTTCTCAATCtctttttgttgttttttcaCTTGCAATATTCAACCATTGCGAGAAGcaagttgaagaaaaaaaaaaaaaagctcTAGTGCGCCAAGGATTTTTGTTTTCCAAAGGTGTCTGCTAACATTTGGACTGACTATCTCTAATACTCTGATCTGGCACTTCTCTTTGGTTTTTTTGGCAAATTCCAAGTAAAGTTAGGGGGAACGTACCCgattataataataaagTGAAGACCAGTTctgttttgtttttttggttttggagaaaaaaagtGAATAATGGGAGATAATTTAGCAGCCTTCTTTGCTGATCGTGTTTCTCAGTCACAAACTACGCCTGTAAAATCTTATAGTGCTCCTACTACACCTATATCTGGTGACCCTCTGGACGGTGGTTTGAAAAAACTGGGGAAAACAAATGGGAATGGACAAGATGACATGGGACCAACTGTTTCTATGGCAGTTCACGCTAATGATGACGATTCTTTCCACAAATCTACTTTTAATTTAAAGAGAACTAGATCTATGGGATTATTAGATGAGTATATTGACCCCACTAGAAAATTACTAGGAAgaaatgataatgaaaatcATCGTATTAACCATGGCAGCAAAAATATTCCTCTGAATGAAACTACTGTTCGTGCACGTCaagttggtgaagatgaagacgaagatcaagctgatgatgaaggaGCGGAAGATAATGACgtagaagatgaagatattgatgaggatgaatATTTTGACGACAATAGGAACGGTAGGAGGGTGGAAAGGACCGAAAGTGAATGGGACGATGCTAATAGATCGATGTCAGTCTCTCCCCCACCTGCAGATGATGCTAGTATCTTGTTACCACAAGATGATAACGATTTGATGAGAGAACCTGAAAGACATGTTGATTATTTGTCACACGAGTGGAATGAATCGGatatttccaattcttggaaatacatcattttgaagaaaaagaagaaatcatctATTGATCAAGTTAATGCGGCAAGATTAGAGAATGCATCTTGGAGAACCTGGGCAAAGGCAAGAAATCATTTAAGGACCGTTTCACCAGAAATTGTTAATTGGTCGAAGGATTCTGATGTTACCTGGTTGTACGGTCCAATTGTCAGGGAAAGTGATAATCACGATAAAGATGTTGAAATGGGGTATGGTTCGGACGACGAAACTTCAAAGAGGATGAGTACGCCAAGAAAGAAACAGAAGGATTCTCATGCTCCTAAaccaattttgaagaagagaactgtacaagaaattttaaaggATAATTCCCTTTGGAAACTAAGTGAAGCTAGAAAGCACAAACATGAAGGTAGACATTCTACTTCGGCAGCAGATACTAGTGATATCATGTACGAGCCACACGATGCTTACGATGATTACGATGCATTGGCAGCTAAAGTAAATGCTCAGTACTATGGTCCTAAGAAAACAAATTCTGGTGCTGAATTTAATAGTGGTGATGGTCATAATAAAAGTGTTGATGGTAGCAGTGACAAACCTACCCACACTACTACAACAGGTAGTAGTGAAACAGTACCGCAGGCGGAGGATCCGTTAGCATCTTCTGTTGGAGGTGAGGGTTCAAACGACAAGGCTTTAAAGACGATCTTAACGTCTTCAAATAATGATGGGACTGGTTCCAAATCAAGGCCTGGTAGGGACAGACATATCCATTTCAATGATCGTGTAGAACAATGTATGGCGATAGCAGATCCAGATTTTGATAGCGATTTTATTGATAATGAATCGGATCAAGGTGATGAGGATGCTGATTCATATGGTTCAACAAGCATTATTGGTGACCGTAGTGGTGAAACCTTAGCACAAGCGGCAAATTTTGGTAGAACCAGCGGAGATTCAGCtacttcatcttctgatgATGGAGATGCggatgaagacgatgagGATAATTCAGGATTATTTATTAGTCCAGCAATGCCACGTAGAACTGACTCAGCTACACATTCTCCAATTACAGATAATTCATCTACGGGTTctatgaaaaattcaaaactttCCTTAAATCCGATTATTAAACTGCTACCAGCAACTACATTAAATCACGGATCTGACGATGAAGCTTCTGATGACAGCGATTATAATGGCTATGGTAGTTCTGTTTCCCATAACGTTAACACATATCGGGGTTACGATTACATGTATGATTACAACTCCGTGTACACGGGAGATACTTCAAGTTTCTTACCCGTGGAAAATTgtgatgttgttgatgttcCTGAAGGTATTGGCCTTCACAGTGCGATTGCTGGTGACAACGCGTCTACTTATGAATTCAACCATGCTGCCTTATCAGACTTAGATCACGAAGTGCAGGCTGATGAGCAACAACATAAAATTCACGAACAACCACAAGCAGCAACACAACAAGAACCGAACACTCCTTCCTTATTAAACAatgattttgataattctgGATTTGATAGTGACGAACAATTCATAGAAGATAGTCAGTATCATAGTagtgatgacgatgaagatgaagaagaagatttgggaTTAAAAAGAGCTGTATCAATGGGTAGAAGTAGTAGTTCTAGTTCGCTAAAAGATTTATCAAATCCACAACCGTTAAACACAATCAACCCACAATCAAGAACTTGTAGTTTCATCTCAGGTAAACCACTAAACTATGCACCATCTTTACCAGAGGAtaattctaatttcatcgatGTTAATGACAATTACGACAACGGTAATCATAAAAACTTTGACACCACGAGTAATAGTGATGACGATAATAGTAAATTCGATAACAAGAACAGTGTTATTAGTAGTGATGGAGATAATCAAAGACAGAAAAGTTCTCACATGCCCCTAAAGCGAGCtccatcttcaccatttaTCTTCAACTCGgaaagtgaagatgaagatgaagacgatgaggcagatgaagaagacgatCATAATATTATAAGTTGTAGTCCTAAAGGTCCCAATCTTCAACATCACcaagaaattggtgattcaccaaaattctCACTACAATCTCATTCTAAAACTGCACCGCCTCAAAGTTCTGTGATCTTACCAACTAGCGGTAAGTCTGCAACTGCTTCAGGGCCTCAATTATCCGATTTATCCAAAAGTATTAGAATTAAGAATTCGCTATCACCAGCAGAAGTCGGAGCTAGTGATGTAGCTATCACCGGTAGTTTTTCACCTGTGAATGAGTCGATAAAATCCGTGGTTACAAATGAAGGGATTATCGGTAGGGGCGCATCATCACCGTTTACTAATAATCAAAACACTCATAATAACAATGAGATTAGAGATGTAAACAGAAACTTACAAGACTGTcatattgatgaaaatagaTCCAATGGAGTTGGTGAGCAACGAGACTCCAGTGAAAGTGTACAAAAGATGATGCAAAATGCAAGGGAAATTGCAAACAAATATTTACATTCGTGGAGAAAAGGAGACGGGAATTCACAAGGCACAAAATCAGATAACAAGAATTCAGGAACAGATTAAGGATCggtattattatcattatcattatcattattatcattattactattttcaCATGTGATTTAAAAACTCACATATACGCATAAGGCACTAACTAACATACATGGGAcatgtatgtatgtatacATGTATTTTAGTGTATGTAAATATTTGTCACTGGAACTCTTCTTATCACGAATTTGATATGtgaattgattaaattgAATGACCTGGAGTTAGTTGATCCGTTCCTAGCGATGATTACTTTGTATTCAGATACTACACGTTCTTTAGACGGCCCGAGtttaaaggaaaaagcACCTTTGAATTCACCGGTCTTTGGTCAAAATAATTGTAAATACAGAGGCGCCCTTCTCAAACTATTAGCCGTTGGTCAAGTGgatttgatttcaatttagaTCAAGTGGATTTATTCTTGTACATTATTTCacatttctcaattggtCATGTCAAAGGATGTcaaaaaagatgaaagaataGGTGAGaatgatgatttacaaCAAGCCAATTCCGTGGAAAGTCCCCTTAATACCAGTACTCCAAAGATGACAAACTCCGATTCATCTCCAAAGCTCACCCGAACGCCTTCAATAGATGGATCTTTAAACGATGATTTGGTTAGTGTATCAGGTAATGTTGGTAAATTGTtaccttcttcaagaaTGAGCATGGATTCATTTTCAGTTAGAAGTTTAGATTCTTCAGCAATTGGTGGAAGAATAAGCTCAAGGCCGTTTGTATTTGATCATAGTAATCATAGTGGATCTATGGAATATTCGCCACTGGGTAATAattcaatctttgaaattgttatGAACacaagaaggaaaaattggctTGGATATCCATCAGTACAAGATATTCCTCCGGTGGTATTAACCAAGGATATAGTAGATCCCGAAATACAAAATACTGTAATGAATTATGTGCAATCCATAGGACCTGAATGTGctgtttttgaaagttctaataatttgaaaattatCAACAGAATCGAACAGATTAAACAACTGGAAATTCatgataatggtaataataattttggtgatgaatCTGAAACTGCGTTACAAAATAAGGAAAAtctcaaagaattggagaaagTACCAGATTTCTACTTCAgtaaaaatttccaattagATAATCCAAGAACTTTCCAAAAAGTGCTTAAAAATGTAGATTTACAATTGGGAGAATTGAGTATTGAGAGCAAACCACAGAGGGACCATGCATATTCGGAATTGAGAGATAGACTTAATGATTACTTGGACGCCGTCGAAGGTCTTTTAGTAGGGGAAAtatccaaatcttctcaTAAATTTTTCCATGCACTTGGTGATGTTGATCTTATACAACGAAAGGCTGAAAGTACTGtgaatgaattggatcttCTGGTGGAAAATGCGGATATTTTGGATAAGGAAAAGATCCAAAGGAGGattgatcttttacaaaaaacctttaaaaggaaaaatgtacaaaaattggaacaagGCCTTTTACAAGTTAAACAAGTTCTTCTACGCACTGAGGAATGTAGAAAGCTTTATGAGAAGGAACAATATGATATATGTCTGCATATGATTAAATCAATCGATCTTTTGATCAAAGGCGATGGTTCTCAAGACAAAGCGGTTCAACAATGGGTTCAAGGTTGGCCTTTCAAACTGGCCGATTTAAAATCTGTACCTGCTCTTACAGAAACAAGGGAATTTTTGACTAATATGAAGATAGAAATCGGTGGcaaatattctttacaattatGTTCAGTGCTTTTGGGAGACGTCAGAAACTATTGCAAATCTGTAAGCAGTAAGGCTACTTTGAATAGGTTACAGAACAATACCcgtgaaaagaaatttttaGATATCGACGAAGGATTTCGTGGTAAAGTTGCTAATATTGTTCATCAATTAAGAAGGTGTGAAGAACTTGCAAGTGCGCTGAGCCTATATCAGGACAAATGTATCGCAGAAATAAAATCTATTATCAAGAGTTATTTACCACAAGAGACTCTGCCATCAGAATCGTCATCTGAggataaaaaaattggtactCCTGGTACCCAACAGTatccacaacaacaacagcaacagccTGTAAACAATGGATCTAAACTTTCTAAGCTCATAAAAGAACAAACACCCATGGACTTTCAAGACATGTTGGTTCACATCTTTACACATGCTAGTGAAGCTCTCAGAAGATTTTACAGACATCAAAAGCTTCTGCTGGATCTATCCTTGAATGAAATTGTATCGGCCAATGATCCAAATGAAAACCAACAAAGTATGATTACCCAGTTGGATATTCGTAATGGTATTAATGAAACCATACGGATACTGCAATTACGTACTGGTAAGATCATTGCGGTAAGGCGTGAGCTGACTTGCAACTTACGATATGATCATTTCCTAGAGCTTTATTCCATATGTGTTCTTTTCATCCAAGAATGTGAAGCTGTAAGTGGAGAATTCCTCACGAGGTATCTAAGTGACGTCTTAGCCGCTCAAATTAAGAACTTCATAGTCAATCAAAGCTCTAAAAATATTAGGACGATTCAGAGAAAGATCGAATCAGAGACATGGACTCCATTTGTGGTAGATCCATCAGTGCAGAGGGACGTAAATGATATTGTGTCTAGTATGGAATTAGACCCCATTGACTGGATTAAAAAGTCTGATTTAGTTAGGGCaagtgaagaagacgaaAAGAATGATGACGACAAGGAGAACgaaaagaaggaagctCAAGCTGGTCATAAAAAATCTGTTGTGGTCGAAGATAATACATTTGTTGCAAGCGACTCATTATTAACCAACATAGGGCTCATCAAGGAAGTTTTCATCCTTGCAGTGAATTTACCCAGTGCGTACTTGgcaaattttgagaaaatgtGCTACGATTTATTGAGGTATTTCAACATCTTTGCGGTAGCGGCTCTCAATGATCCTGCAAAGAGCTCATTAcaatcaaataaaaattattcCATCATGGGAGAATCTCTGGACTGTCTCTCACGCTTTGTACATATTGTGCAAaggttcttccaaagactgtccaatttcaacaaggACTATTCGTCATTGGACCAGAGTCACTACAACCATCTACTTCATCAGTATCACATGTCCTCAGAGAAAATCTACATGGCCAATGCGCCACCGCCACCGGCGCCTGTATAGAGCAAatattgaaagaaaattattCACGTTACGATTAAGACCATTTTGAATCTTAAATTCCTCGCACTTATTCTATATTACTCTTATTACTGTCGTTACTTACAGCTCCACACACGTCGTTACCCGCACTTGGTGATTTTTTCTCTACCGTGATTTTCAGGCCGAGTTTGACAACTTTGAGGGACTCAAAGAACGTTTAAAGTTTATAATAGAGAGTCGTGTAGCGTTTACCCTGACAACACGTTAGCAGGTTCACCAGAAGCCGATAACTAGGTTAAGGTTAATCGAGTATATCTTTGGTATTGCGCTGTTGTGTTTTGTGTGTCATCGTGAGTGTTTATTTGCACACCATTGAAATATGGCTAGTAATCAAGAGAAGCACTATCGCGACCAGCCTCATCATCTGCCTCACGAGGGCGGTTCGAGACATGAAAGTGTAGAGGAAGCTGTTTTCAAATACGTTGGTGTTGGTTTacaaaatgatgatgacaatCCCAAGGATCCCAAGTCCTACGATAAGCGAGACGGTAGTAATGTGGTAGATACAAGTAAACCTGGAGATGGAAATCAGGGAAATGATATGGATTGGCTGTTTAGGAATGCACACAATGACGAAGATATTGGTGGTGATAATAATGAGAATTCACCCCGATTCCAGTCGGTAGCTTTGGCTGCTATTGCTGCGGCTTATGGCTCAGGTGCAGGTGCAGGTTCCGGAGAACACAAGAGGAGAAGAGCTAGGGATGGTGGTGAAGCTagtgatggtgaagatgatgcaAATGGCAATAATGATAACAGTAACAATGGTGGAAGACGTAAAAGTTCtaaaaaatctaaaaagaataaagagAAAAGGGCTAAATTACAATTGGCGGTAGATCCTGAATTAGCCACTCTAGATGATTCAGATGTTACTAGTCATGATCAGTTAGTGCGTAAGGCTATCATGGATACAGATTCTATTGCTCAA contains:
- the RAD28 gene encoding Rad28p (similar to uniprot|Q12021 Saccharomyces cerevisiae YDR030C RAD28 Protein involved in transcription-coupled repair nucleotide excision repair of UV-induced DNA lesions homolog of human CSA protein); this encodes MNTCLLKYQLNSIGSNYLNHLSVQHEFEKMVESESPRKYQYSKSKIGGTSCLQIDPNTGKFLLACGNDGSLGIWSLDDRCQDDELYCKRIKFSARTGSNDEPIAIPTNKNAQMVHSFETRKNRFRLYRQSSSPLAPAQSQSRPGHRYGIRSCQWFKLDNGMFFTGSNDLSVQLWDTNSLEAVHSVDVGHRVNQIDTTDHCIVVATEDGYPRLIDLRNPTGITHLGSGTMPHEMLTVHCNPQKTHIVATGDSNGSIKLWDLRKRNQLLMEVYHDTPRKRAHLSYCQDLAWNSNGSQLASVGADGRIYIWSPFNQSHRASQVGPHDLPRTRHLRRTSQRLLWSENYILCNTDYGEIQLLDPVHKKLWTKIEDPEPTSSTSSTTQFSGMALQDKLSNGMGLRLYLSTGNSIYEHTS
- the REG1 gene encoding protein phosphatase regulator REG1 (weakly similar to uniprot|Q00816 Saccharomyces cerevisiae YDR028C REG1 Regulatory subunit of type 1 protein phosphatase Glc7p involved in negative regulation of glucose-repressible genes involved in RNA processing); this encodes MGDNLAAFFADRVSQSQTTPVKSYSAPTTPISGDPLDGGLKKLGKTNGNGQDDMGPTVSMAVHANDDDSFHKSTFNLKRTRSMGLLDEYIDPTRKLLGRNDNENHRINHGSKNIPLNETTVRARQVGEDEDEDQADDEGAEDNDVEDEDIDEDEYFDDNRNGRRVERTESEWDDANRSMSVSPPPADDASILLPQDDNDLMREPERHVDYLSHEWNESDISNSWKYIILKKKKKSSIDQVNAARLENASWRTWAKARNHLRTVSPEIVNWSKDSDVTWLYGPIVRESDNHDKDVEMGYGSDDETSKRMSTPRKKQKDSHAPKPILKKRTVQEILKDNSLWKLSEARKHKHEGRHSTSAADTSDIMYEPHDAYDDYDALAAKVNAQYYGPKKTNSGAEFNSGDGHNKSVDGSSDKPTHTTTTGSSETVPQAEDPLASSVGGEGSNDKALKTILTSSNNDGTGSKSRPGRDRHIHFNDRVEQCMAIADPDFDSDFIDNESDQGDEDADSYGSTSIIGDRSGETLAQAANFGRTSGDSATSSSDDGDADEDDEDNSGLFISPAMPRRTDSATHSPITDNSSTGSMKNSKLSLNPIIKLLPATTLNHGSDDEASDDSDYNGYGSSVSHNVNTYRGYDYMYDYNSVYTGDTSSFLPVENCDVVDVPEGIGLHSAIAGDNASTYEFNHAALSDLDHEVQADEQQHKIHEQPQAATQQEPNTPSLLNNDFDNSGFDSDEQFIEDSQYHSSDDDEDEEEDLGLKRAVSMGRSSSSSSLKDLSNPQPLNTINPQSRTCSFISGKPLNYAPSLPEDNSNFIDVNDNYDNGNHKNFDTTSNSDDDNSKFDNKNSVISSDGDNQRQKSSHMPLKRAPSSPFIFNSESEDEDEDDEADEEDDHNIISCSPKGPNLQHHQEIGDSPKFSLQSHSKTAPPQSSVILPTSGKSATASGPQLSDLSKSIRIKNSLSPAEVGASDVAITGSFSPVNESIKSVVTNEGIIGRGASSPFTNNQNTHNNNEIRDVNRNLQDCHIDENRSNGVGEQRDSSESVQKMMQNAREIANKYLHSWRKGDGNSQGTKSDNKNSGTD
- the VPS54 gene encoding Vps54p (similar to uniprot|Q12071 Saccharomyces cerevisiae YDR027C VPS54 Component of the GARP (Golgi-associated retrograde protein) complex), producing the protein MSKDVKKDERIGENDDLQQANSVESPLNTSTPKMTNSDSSPKLTRTPSIDGSLNDDLVSVSGNVGKLLPSSRMSMDSFSVRSLDSSAIGGRISSRPFVFDHSNHSGSMEYSPLGNNSIFEIVMNTRRKNWLGYPSVQDIPPVVLTKDIVDPEIQNTVMNYVQSIGPECAVFESSNNLKIINRIEQIKQLEIHDNGNNNFGDESETALQNKENLKELEKVPDFYFSKNFQLDNPRTFQKVLKNVDLQLGELSIESKPQRDHAYSELRDRLNDYLDAVEGLLVGEISKSSHKFFHALGDVDLIQRKAESTVNELDLLVENADILDKEKIQRRIDLLQKTFKRKNVQKLEQGLLQVKQVLLRTEECRKLYEKEQYDICLHMIKSIDLLIKGDGSQDKAVQQWVQGWPFKLADLKSVPALTETREFLTNMKIEIGGKYSLQLCSVLLGDVRNYCKSVSSKATLNRLQNNTREKKFLDIDEGFRGKVANIVHQLRRCEELASALSLYQDKCIAEIKSIIKSYLPQETLPSESSSEDKKIGTPGTQQYPQQQQQQPVNNGSKLSKLIKEQTPMDFQDMLVHIFTHASEALRRFYRHQKLLLDLSLNEIVSANDPNENQQSMITQLDIRNGINETIRILQLRTGKIIAVRRELTCNLRYDHFLELYSICVLFIQECEAVSGEFLTRYLSDVLAAQIKNFIVNQSSKNIRTIQRKIESETWTPFVVDPSVQRDVNDIVSSMELDPIDWIKKSDLVRASEEDEKNDDDKENEKKEAQAGHKKSVVVEDNTFVASDSLLTNIGLIKEVFILAVNLPSAYLANFEKMCYDLLRYFNIFAVAALNDPAKSSLQSNKNYSIMGESLDCLSRFVHIVQRFFQRLSNFNKDYSSLDQSHYNHLLHQYHMSSEKIYMANAPPPPAPV